A section of the Pseudomonas tritici genome encodes:
- a CDS encoding EAL domain-containing response regulator has product MASQPATLLIVDDEPQVRKLLETLLQHEGYQTLSASSGEEALQLVAQQPPDLILLDVMMPGMDGYEVASQLKGDDTTAGIPIIMLSALSEQSARVSGLEAGAEEFISKPVERVELWLRVRNLLRLKERGDLASHSRELGQLQTGMNVHDLALQDLENALRQAVEREDFTVHYQPKVEIASGRLCALEALLRWERPDYGPVSPAVFVPILERLGLIVPVGRWVIEQVCQQIAEWQRGAIGAVEVSVNVSGHQLIEGDLIADIARTLAQTGVEPHWLEVELTEGSLMENTQHTIASLQRLHAMGVKISIDDFGTGYSSLAYLRRFPIDTLKIDIAFIREVTTNPQDAAITRTIIELAHSLKLRVVAEGVETQAQLAFLKEAGCDQIQGYLFSRPLPVETLERLLLER; this is encoded by the coding sequence ATGGCCAGCCAACCCGCGACGTTGTTGATCGTTGATGATGAACCCCAGGTGCGCAAACTCCTGGAAACCCTGCTGCAACACGAGGGCTACCAGACCCTGAGTGCGAGCAGCGGTGAAGAAGCCTTGCAGTTGGTGGCGCAGCAGCCCCCGGACCTGATCCTGCTGGACGTGATGATGCCGGGCATGGACGGCTATGAAGTCGCCAGCCAATTAAAGGGTGATGACACCACCGCGGGTATTCCGATCATCATGTTATCCGCCCTCAGTGAGCAAAGCGCCCGTGTCAGTGGGCTGGAGGCCGGTGCCGAGGAATTCATCAGCAAGCCGGTCGAGCGTGTCGAGTTGTGGTTGCGAGTGCGCAACCTGCTGCGGCTCAAAGAACGTGGTGACCTGGCAAGCCATTCGCGCGAGCTGGGGCAACTGCAAACGGGAATGAATGTGCATGACTTGGCCCTTCAGGACCTCGAAAATGCCTTGCGCCAAGCTGTCGAGCGCGAAGACTTCACGGTGCATTACCAGCCCAAGGTCGAGATTGCCAGCGGCCGCCTCTGCGCCCTCGAAGCGCTGCTGCGCTGGGAGAGGCCCGACTACGGCCCCGTATCCCCGGCCGTGTTTGTGCCGATATTGGAACGCCTTGGGCTGATTGTGCCTGTGGGACGCTGGGTGATAGAGCAGGTTTGCCAACAGATTGCCGAGTGGCAACGTGGCGCCATTGGTGCGGTGGAGGTGTCGGTGAACGTCTCCGGCCATCAACTGATCGAAGGCGACCTGATTGCCGATATCGCGCGCACCCTGGCGCAAACCGGGGTCGAGCCGCATTGGCTCGAAGTGGAGCTGACCGAAGGCTCCTTGATGGAAAACACCCAGCACACCATCGCCAGCCTGCAGCGCCTGCACGCCATGGGCGTGAAGATTTCCATCGATGACTTCGGCACCGGCTATTCGAGCCTGGCGTACCTGCGGCGTTTTCCTATCGATACGTTGAAGATCGACATTGCGTTTATCCGCGAAGTCACCACCAACCCGCAGGACGCGGCGATCACCCGCACCATCATTGAACTGGCCCACAGCCTCAAACTGCGGGTGGTGGCTGAAGGCGTGGAAACCCAGGCGCAGTTGGCGTTCTTGAAAGAGGCCGGTTGTGATCAGATCCAAGGTTACCTGTTCAGCCGGCCGTTGCCGGTGGAAACCCTGGAGCGCTTGTTGCTGGAGCGTTGA
- a CDS encoding response regulator codes for MAEILIIEDNEANMRLARLLLVNAGHTVLWAPDAETGLTLARAQQPALILMDIQLPGMDGLAATALLKQDPLTAHIPVIALTAMAMKEDREKTRLAGCDAYITKPLRYKELYQVIDTLLQTPNRPLT; via the coding sequence ATGGCCGAGATCCTGATCATTGAAGACAATGAAGCCAATATGCGCCTGGCGCGCTTGTTGTTGGTGAATGCCGGCCACACGGTGCTGTGGGCACCCGATGCCGAAACCGGCCTGACCCTGGCCCGCGCACAACAGCCGGCGTTGATCCTGATGGACATTCAACTGCCCGGCATGGACGGCCTGGCGGCCACGGCACTGCTCAAGCAAGACCCGCTGACCGCACACATCCCGGTGATCGCCCTGACGGCCATGGCGATGAAAGAAGACCGCGAAAAGACCCGGCTCGCCGGGTGTGACGCCTACATCACCAAGCCGTTGCGTTACAAAGAGCTGTACCAAGTGATCGACACCTTGCTGCAAACGCCCAACAGACCCCTCACATGA
- a CDS encoding sensor histidine kinase — protein MDTPLPEQPQSRAEKIVEFKRQKTLLKTGALQDAIFNSAYFSSIATDEKGVIQIFNVGAERMLGYAAADVVNRITPADISDPIELVTRAAALSQELDTPITPGFEALVFKASRGIEDIYELTYIRKDGSRLSAMVSVTALRNRHDTIIGYLLIGTDNTARKQEEAERKGFERALEEKNLELEHASHMKSEFLATMSHELRTPLNAVIGFSEALKDGLVGEMSETQREYIGDIFTSGQHLLSLINDILDLSKVEAGMMELELESAELSGLLANSLLIVREKAALQRIQLKLESPEDLGCLELDLRKTKQIVYNLLANAVKFSEHGSSVTLTVRQVAREQVGQIPGEWPVYRFDLPDSAHQQFLELSVSDTGIGIAEDDMGKLFKAFSQIDSGLARKFEGTGLGLAMVKQLTDLHGGSVAVASREGCGARFVAWLPLHRTPEAAWPRS, from the coding sequence ATGGACACACCGTTACCCGAACAGCCGCAATCGCGCGCCGAAAAAATCGTCGAGTTCAAACGCCAGAAAACCCTGCTCAAGACCGGCGCCCTGCAAGACGCCATCTTCAACAGCGCCTATTTCTCGAGCATCGCCACCGATGAAAAAGGCGTAATCCAAATCTTCAACGTCGGCGCAGAACGCATGCTCGGCTATGCCGCCGCCGATGTGGTCAACCGCATCACCCCCGCCGATATCTCCGACCCCATCGAACTGGTCACCCGCGCAGCCGCGCTCAGCCAGGAACTGGACACGCCGATCACGCCGGGCTTCGAAGCGCTGGTGTTCAAGGCCTCCCGGGGTATCGAAGACATCTACGAGCTGACCTATATCCGCAAGGATGGCAGTCGCCTGTCGGCCATGGTGTCGGTGACCGCCTTGCGCAACCGGCATGACACGATCATCGGTTACCTGCTGATCGGCACCGACAACACCGCGCGCAAGCAGGAAGAAGCCGAACGCAAAGGCTTCGAGCGCGCCCTGGAAGAGAAGAACCTGGAGCTGGAGCACGCCAGCCACATGAAGTCCGAGTTCCTCGCCACCATGTCCCACGAACTGCGCACGCCGCTGAATGCGGTGATCGGTTTTTCCGAGGCGCTCAAGGACGGGCTGGTCGGCGAAATGAGCGAGACCCAGCGCGAATACATCGGTGACATATTCACCAGCGGCCAGCACTTGCTGTCATTGATCAACGACATTCTCGACCTGTCCAAGGTCGAGGCCGGCATGATGGAACTGGAACTGGAGAGCGCGGAGCTTTCCGGCTTGTTGGCCAACAGTCTGTTGATCGTGCGGGAAAAGGCCGCGCTGCAACGTATTCAACTGAAGCTGGAAAGCCCTGAAGACCTCGGCTGCCTGGAACTGGACCTGCGCAAGACCAAGCAGATCGTCTACAACCTGCTGGCCAATGCGGTGAAGTTCAGCGAGCACGGCAGCTCAGTGACGCTGACGGTGCGCCAGGTGGCCCGCGAGCAGGTCGGGCAGATTCCCGGCGAATGGCCGGTGTACCGCTTCGACTTGCCCGACAGTGCGCATCAACAGTTCCTCGAGTTGAGCGTCAGCGACACCGGGATTGGTATCGCTGAGGACGACATGGGCAAGCTGTTCAAGGCGTTCAGCCAGATCGACAGCGGCCTGGCGCGCAAATTCGAAGGCACCGGCCTGGGGCTGGCGATGGTCAAGCAACTGACGGATTTGCACGGCGGCAGTGTTGCCGTGGCCAGCCGTGAAGGCTGTGGCGCGCGGTTTGTCGCGTGGTTGCCGCTGCATCGCACGCCGGAGGCAGCATGGCCGAGATCCTGA
- a CDS encoding sugar ABC transporter ATP-binding protein, with translation MSLEPLLEMQGISKTFNGLRVLKNVGLKVYPGEIHALMGENGAGKSTLMKILSGAYQADPGGEIRIAGQPIPTFDPATAKALGIAVIYQELSLCPNLSVAENIYLGRELRRGWTIDRKGMEAGCIEVLQSLGAEFTPSTRVSNLSIAERQLVEIARALHAHAKILVMDEPTTPLSSRETDRLFALIKQLRSQGLAIIYISHRMAEIYELSDRVSVLRDGQYIGELTREALSAEVLVKMMVGRDLSGFYKKEHAAYNPGNVVMRVRDMADGKRVRNCSFDLHAGEVLGIAGLVGAGRTELARLIFAADPRTSGTLEVVGKTITQLRTPADAIRAGVVYLTEDRKAQGLFLDMSVADNINVCACVPDAYAGGVLDRGHAAQRARDAIQSLSIRVASGKVNVGALSGGNQQKVLLARLLEVKPHVLILDEPTRGVDIGSKSEIYRIINQLAQAGVGIVVISSELPEIIGTCDRVLIMREGQLVAEVGGASGHVISQERIIDLATGGDQVVANG, from the coding sequence ATGAGCCTTGAACCCTTGCTTGAGATGCAGGGCATCAGCAAAACCTTCAATGGTTTGCGCGTGCTCAAGAATGTCGGCCTGAAGGTCTACCCCGGCGAAATCCACGCCTTGATGGGGGAGAACGGTGCCGGCAAATCGACCTTGATGAAAATCCTTTCCGGCGCCTATCAAGCCGACCCCGGCGGTGAAATCCGCATTGCCGGCCAGCCCATCCCCACCTTCGACCCCGCCACCGCCAAAGCCCTCGGCATTGCCGTGATCTATCAGGAACTGAGCCTGTGCCCGAACCTGAGCGTGGCCGAGAACATCTACCTGGGCCGCGAACTGCGGCGTGGCTGGACCATCGACCGCAAAGGCATGGAGGCCGGGTGCATCGAGGTGCTGCAAAGCCTTGGCGCGGAGTTCACCCCGTCAACGCGGGTCAGCAACCTGTCGATTGCCGAGCGCCAACTGGTGGAAATCGCCCGCGCCTTGCATGCCCACGCCAAGATCCTGGTGATGGACGAACCCACCACACCCTTGTCATCCCGCGAGACCGACCGTTTGTTCGCGCTGATCAAACAGCTGCGCAGCCAAGGGTTGGCGATCATCTATATCAGCCACCGCATGGCCGAGATCTACGAGCTGTCGGACCGCGTTTCGGTGCTGCGTGACGGCCAATACATCGGCGAGCTGACCCGCGAGGCGCTGTCGGCCGAAGTGCTCGTGAAAATGATGGTGGGCCGCGACCTGTCGGGGTTCTACAAGAAGGAACACGCTGCGTATAACCCCGGCAACGTGGTGATGCGCGTGCGCGACATGGCCGATGGCAAGCGCGTGCGCAACTGTAGTTTCGACCTGCATGCCGGCGAAGTGCTCGGTATTGCCGGCCTGGTCGGGGCAGGGCGCACCGAACTGGCACGGCTGATCTTTGCCGCCGACCCACGCACCTCCGGCACCCTGGAAGTGGTCGGCAAGACCATCACCCAACTGCGCACCCCGGCGGATGCGATTCGCGCCGGCGTCGTTTACCTCACCGAAGACCGCAAGGCCCAGGGCCTGTTCCTCGACATGAGCGTGGCCGACAACATCAATGTCTGCGCGTGTGTACCGGATGCGTATGCCGGTGGTGTGCTCGATCGTGGCCATGCGGCGCAACGCGCCAGGGACGCGATCCAGTCACTGTCGATTCGCGTGGCGTCAGGCAAGGTCAATGTCGGCGCGCTGTCCGGCGGCAATCAGCAAAAGGTGCTGCTGGCGCGACTGTTGGAGGTCAAGCCGCATGTGCTGATCCTCGACGAACCCACACGCGGCGTGGACATCGGTTCCAAGTCCGAGATCTACCGCATCATCAATCAACTGGCGCAGGCCGGTGTCGGCATTGTGGTGATTTCCAGCGAGCTGCCGGAAATCATCGGCACCTGCGACCGCGTGCTGATCATGCGCGAAGGCCAGTTGGTGGCCGAAGTCGGCGGGGCTTCCGGCCACGTCATCTCCCAGGAACGCATTATTGACCTCGCCACCGGTGGCGATCAGGTGGTTGCCAATGGCTGA
- a CDS encoding ABC transporter permease subunit codes for MAELNVATIGKAERARELMRTVGMLPVLILLLVGFALASENFLTVQNLSIITQQASVNVVLAAGMTFVILTAGIDLSVGAILAASAVVALQASMSPQFGMFGIAAGIGFGLLLGLVNGGLIAFMRLPPFIVTLGALTAMRGLARLLADDKTVFNPDLPFAFIGNDSVLGVPWLVIIAVAVVALSWFILRRTVMGVQIYSVGGNPEAARLSGIKVWKVLLFVYAMSGALAGLGAVMSASRLFAANGLQLGQSYELDAIAAVILGGTSFTGGVGTIGGTLIGALIIAVLTNGLVLLGVSDIWQYIIKGIVIIGAVALDRYRQSGART; via the coding sequence ATGGCTGAATTGAACGTTGCAACAATAGGTAAAGCTGAACGCGCACGCGAGTTGATGCGCACCGTCGGCATGTTGCCGGTGCTGATCCTGTTGCTGGTGGGCTTTGCCCTGGCCAGCGAGAACTTCCTGACGGTGCAGAACCTGTCGATCATCACCCAGCAGGCCTCGGTGAACGTGGTGCTGGCGGCGGGCATGACCTTTGTGATTCTCACGGCGGGTATCGACCTGTCGGTGGGCGCAATCCTGGCCGCGTCGGCGGTGGTGGCGTTGCAAGCGTCGATGTCGCCGCAGTTCGGCATGTTCGGGATTGCCGCCGGTATTGGCTTCGGGCTGTTGCTGGGCCTGGTCAACGGCGGATTGATCGCCTTTATGCGCCTGCCGCCGTTTATCGTCACCCTCGGCGCACTGACCGCCATGCGCGGTTTGGCGCGCCTATTGGCCGATGACAAGACCGTGTTCAACCCCGACCTGCCGTTTGCGTTTATCGGCAATGACTCGGTGCTCGGTGTGCCCTGGCTGGTGATCATTGCCGTCGCGGTGGTGGCGCTGTCGTGGTTTATCCTGCGGCGCACGGTGATGGGCGTGCAGATCTACTCGGTGGGCGGTAACCCGGAAGCGGCGCGATTGTCGGGGATCAAGGTGTGGAAGGTGTTGCTGTTCGTCTACGCCATGTCCGGTGCGTTGGCCGGGCTGGGCGCGGTGATGAGCGCTTCGCGCCTGTTCGCGGCCAACGGCCTGCAACTGGGGCAATCCTATGAGCTGGACGCGATTGCCGCGGTGATCCTTGGCGGCACCAGCTTTACCGGCGGCGTCGGCACCATCGGCGGCACGCTGATCGGCGCGCTGATCATCGCGGTACTCACCAACGGCCTGGTGCTGCTGGGCGTCTCGGATATCTGGCAATACATCATCAAGGGCATCGTGATCATTGGCGCAGTGGCGCTGGATCGTTATCGCCAGTCCGGTGCGCGGACCTGA
- a CDS encoding ABC transporter substrate-binding protein encodes MNVKRIFPVIALAALMSQAVEARELKALGISMGSLGNPYFVTLADGATARAKELNPNVKVTSVSADYDLSKQFSQIDNFISSKVDLILINAVDPSAMASAIKKARDAGIVVVAVDVDAKGVNATVQTDNVEAGKLACQYLVDKLAGKGNVIIQNGPQVTAVTDRVKGCKAALASAPQIKVLSDDQDAKGSREGGLNAMQGYLTRFPKIDGLFAINDPQAIGSDLAAKQLKRSGIVITSVDGAPDIENALKTDTQIQASASQDPWAMAQTAVNVGNDILNDKAPAEAVTLLTPKLITRDNVGTYSGWSSKR; translated from the coding sequence ATGAACGTCAAACGTATCTTTCCCGTTATTGCCTTGGCTGCCTTGATGTCCCAAGCCGTCGAAGCGCGCGAACTCAAAGCCCTCGGCATCAGCATGGGCTCGTTGGGTAACCCGTATTTCGTGACCCTGGCCGATGGCGCCACGGCGCGGGCCAAGGAGCTCAATCCCAACGTCAAGGTGACCTCGGTGTCGGCCGACTATGACTTGAGCAAGCAGTTTTCGCAGATCGACAACTTTATCTCGTCCAAGGTCGACCTGATCCTGATCAACGCGGTAGACCCGTCCGCCATGGCCTCGGCCATCAAGAAAGCCCGCGACGCCGGCATTGTCGTGGTCGCCGTGGATGTCGACGCCAAAGGTGTGAACGCCACCGTGCAGACCGACAACGTCGAGGCCGGCAAGCTGGCCTGCCAGTACCTGGTGGATAAGCTCGCCGGCAAGGGCAATGTGATCATCCAGAACGGCCCGCAAGTCACTGCCGTGACCGACCGCGTCAAAGGGTGCAAGGCGGCACTCGCCAGTGCGCCGCAGATCAAGGTGCTGTCCGATGACCAGGACGCCAAGGGCTCGCGCGAAGGTGGCTTGAACGCCATGCAGGGTTACCTGACGCGCTTCCCGAAAATCGACGGCCTGTTCGCGATCAACGACCCGCAAGCCATCGGCAGCGACCTGGCGGCCAAGCAGCTCAAGCGCAGCGGCATCGTTATCACGTCGGTGGACGGCGCGCCGGATATCGAGAATGCGCTGAAGACCGACACGCAAATCCAGGCGTCCGCCAGCCAGGACCCTTGGGCCATGGCGCAGACCGCGGTGAACGTGGGCAATGACATTCTCAACGACAAAGCCCCAGCCGAAGCGGTGACCCTGCTCACGCCAAAACTAATCACCCGTGACAACGTCGGTACGTACAGCGGTTGGTCGAGTAAACGTTGA
- a CDS encoding LacI family DNA-binding transcriptional regulator, with protein sequence MVTMDDVASRAGVSTSTVSHVLNGTRKVSPATVQAVQQAIQALGYIPNTLARSLARSSTSTIGVAISALSNHYFSETVHAIETECAKHGYMMLFVDTHDDPEQELRVVTALHHRRVDGIVLAPSNGSKALEYLRANEIPAVLVDRMMSEQFDQVGVDNAEPTQALIEHLIAHGHRRIGFIAGREGFSTTDERVAGYRAALHVAGLAFDPQLLVNGGSNTEPARQATAQLLGLAAPPTAIMAGNNLMTLGAMHALRDAHIAVPGQMALVGFDDFDWADFFVPRLTLIAQPVKALGARAVGLLLQRMASPTAPPQSVRLAPTLQWRDSCGCS encoded by the coding sequence GTGGTCACCATGGATGACGTCGCAAGCAGGGCGGGGGTGTCGACATCGACGGTGTCCCATGTGTTGAACGGTACCCGCAAGGTCAGCCCGGCCACGGTGCAAGCGGTGCAGCAGGCAATCCAGGCGCTGGGGTACATCCCCAACACCCTGGCGCGCTCGCTGGCCCGGTCAAGTACAAGCACGATTGGCGTGGCGATCTCGGCGCTGTCCAACCACTACTTCAGTGAAACGGTGCACGCGATTGAAACCGAATGCGCCAAACACGGCTACATGATGCTGTTTGTCGACACCCACGACGACCCGGAGCAGGAGCTGCGGGTGGTCACGGCGCTGCATCATCGGCGGGTCGACGGGATTGTGCTGGCACCCTCGAACGGCTCCAAGGCGCTGGAGTACCTGCGCGCCAACGAGATTCCAGCGGTGCTGGTGGACCGCATGATGAGCGAGCAGTTTGACCAGGTCGGGGTGGACAACGCCGAGCCCACCCAGGCCCTTATTGAACATCTGATCGCCCATGGTCACCGCCGCATTGGCTTTATCGCCGGACGCGAGGGGTTCAGCACCACCGATGAGCGAGTGGCCGGTTACCGCGCGGCGTTGCACGTGGCGGGGCTGGCGTTTGATCCACAGCTGTTGGTCAATGGCGGCTCCAACACAGAGCCGGCACGCCAGGCCACGGCGCAGTTGCTGGGCCTGGCCGCGCCGCCCACGGCAATCATGGCCGGCAACAACCTGATGACCCTCGGCGCCATGCACGCGCTGCGTGACGCACACATCGCCGTGCCGGGGCAGATGGCCTTGGTCGGCTTTGATGATTTTGACTGGGCGGACTTTTTCGTGCCGCGCCTGACCTTGATCGCTCAGCCGGTCAAGGCACTCGGCGCTCGCGCTGTCGGCCTGTTATTGCAACGCATGGCTTCGCCCACGGCACCGCCCCAGAGCGTGCGCCTGGCGCCAACCCTGCAATGGCGTGACTCATGTGGCTGTAGTTGA
- the xylB gene encoding xylulokinase, translated as MNLPVSLGIDLGTSELKAILMDLDGRVLAHAGVRLSVSRRHSGWSEQAPEDWWQACVQALGQLRAHEAFARVACIGLSGQMHGAVLLGEDNRVLYPAILWDDSRAIAEAEQLGAGFADVTGSLPMAGLTAPKLLWLQQHEPEVFKAIDCVLSPKDYLRLRLSGERISEMSDAAGTLWLDVAQREWFAPMLRATGLVPEQMPRLVEGGAASAGLTATELGLSTDVVIAGGGGDNPVAAVGIGAINAGDGFITLGTSAAIVAITDHAAGNPANAVHSFCHALPNRWYTMGAMLAGASCLRWVTRLTGMADEQTLLDHVQLQLPIGQPVPLNTPLFLPYLAGERTPHNDPLLRGGFMSLGHDCTPAMLGYAVMEGVGFGLLDALHAVQSAGANVGACALVGGGARSEYWAQLLADILQREIFTLHGSELSACIGAAKLGFLAIGQGEALLQAGMPVKARYLPDATQRPVLEARYRKFRGLLVAAKTLHE; from the coding sequence ATGAACCTTCCTGTTTCCCTCGGAATAGACCTCGGCACCTCAGAACTCAAGGCCATCCTGATGGACCTCGACGGTAGGGTGCTGGCCCACGCCGGCGTGCGTCTGAGTGTGTCGCGGCGCCACAGCGGCTGGTCCGAGCAGGCGCCGGAAGATTGGTGGCAGGCGTGTGTGCAGGCGTTGGGGCAACTGCGTGCGCACGAGGCGTTTGCGCGTGTGGCGTGTATCGGCCTGTCCGGGCAAATGCACGGTGCTGTGTTGTTGGGGGAGGACAACCGCGTGTTGTATCCCGCAATCCTGTGGGACGATTCGCGCGCGATCGCTGAGGCTGAACAGTTGGGGGCGGGGTTTGCCGACGTCACGGGCAGCCTGCCCATGGCCGGGCTCACGGCGCCGAAATTGCTGTGGTTGCAACAGCATGAGCCTGAGGTATTCAAGGCCATCGACTGCGTGTTGTCGCCCAAGGACTACCTGCGTTTGCGCCTGAGTGGCGAGCGTATCAGCGAGATGTCCGACGCTGCCGGGACGTTGTGGCTGGATGTGGCACAGCGTGAGTGGTTCGCCCCGATGCTGCGCGCGACGGGCCTTGTGCCGGAACAGATGCCCAGGTTGGTCGAAGGCGGCGCCGCGAGTGCGGGTTTGACGGCAACCGAGCTAGGGCTGTCGACTGACGTAGTGATTGCTGGCGGCGGTGGCGATAATCCGGTGGCCGCCGTGGGTATCGGTGCGATCAACGCAGGCGATGGCTTCATCACCCTCGGCACCAGCGCGGCGATTGTCGCCATCACTGACCACGCTGCCGGCAACCCAGCCAATGCCGTGCACAGCTTCTGCCATGCGTTGCCCAACCGTTGGTACACCATGGGCGCGATGCTGGCCGGTGCCAGTTGCTTGCGCTGGGTGACGCGGCTGACCGGCATGGCGGATGAGCAAACGTTGTTGGACCACGTGCAACTGCAGTTGCCCATAGGGCAGCCTGTGCCTTTGAACACACCGCTGTTTCTACCGTACCTCGCCGGTGAACGTACCCCCCATAACGATCCGTTGCTGCGCGGTGGATTCATGAGCCTGGGCCATGACTGCACGCCCGCCATGCTCGGCTACGCGGTGATGGAAGGTGTGGGCTTCGGGTTGCTCGATGCCTTGCACGCCGTGCAATCGGCGGGTGCGAATGTCGGTGCCTGCGCCCTGGTGGGGGGCGGGGCGCGCAGTGAATACTGGGCGCAGTTGCTGGCGGATATCCTGCAGCGGGAAATCTTCACCTTGCACGGCAGTGAGTTGAGTGCGTGCATCGGTGCGGCAAAGCTGGGGTTCCTGGCGATCGGGCAGGGGGAGGCGTTGTTGCAGGCGGGGATGCCGGTGAAGGCGAGGTATTTGCCTGATGCCACGCAGCGGCCGGTGCTGGAAGCGCGGTACCGCAAGTTCCGAGGCTTGCTGGTAGCGGCCAAAACGCTGCACGAATAA
- a CDS encoding Lrp/AsnC family transcriptional regulator — MIDTIDQQLIAALMDDSRLSLKALAGITGLSSPSVGERLRRLEERGVLTHYTVDIDPKHFGYLLQAIVRIRPLPGKLQEVERQIQAIPEFTECDKVTGEDCFIARLHVRTMDHLDSLLDRLNAYAETNTAIVKKTPVKRRLPPLGD; from the coding sequence ATGATTGACACCATCGACCAGCAACTGATCGCCGCTTTGATGGACGACTCACGCCTGTCGCTCAAGGCCTTGGCCGGCATTACCGGGCTGTCTTCGCCCAGTGTTGGCGAGCGTTTGCGGCGTCTTGAAGAGCGCGGCGTGTTGACCCACTACACCGTGGATATCGACCCCAAGCATTTTGGCTATCTGTTGCAGGCCATCGTGCGCATTCGCCCGTTACCCGGCAAGTTGCAGGAGGTGGAGCGCCAGATCCAAGCGATCCCCGAGTTCACGGAGTGCGACAAGGTCACGGGCGAGGATTGTTTTATTGCGCGGCTGCATGTGCGCACCATGGATCATCTGGACAGTTTGCTTGACCGGCTTAACGCCTATGCGGAAACCAACACGGCCATCGTCAAGAAAACCCCGGTGAAACGGCGTTTGCCACCGCTGGGGGATTAA
- a CDS encoding DMT family transporter yields the protein MDTSIRRGSWEMVAAMLISGTIGWFVLVSGVSVIEVVFWRCVIGGLTLLLVCALLGYLRLDLLSWAKVGLAMLSGVAIVGNWLLLFESYSHASIAISTAVYNVQPFMLVMLAAVFLGEKITVQKLAWLSVAFLGMLAIVTAHGDQQSSGADYLVGIALALGAAFLYAIAALIIKRLKEVPPHLMALIQVATGAVLLAPLVPWNSLPTAPDAWAALVTLGVVHTGLMYVLLYGAIQKLPTAITGALSFIYPIAAIFVDWMAFGHRLGWLQWLGGVAILLAAAGLQRGWRWPVVSGLVPRWAAKRP from the coding sequence ATGGACACATCCATCCGTCGCGGGTCGTGGGAAATGGTCGCCGCCATGCTGATCTCGGGCACCATTGGCTGGTTTGTATTGGTCTCTGGCGTGTCGGTGATCGAAGTGGTGTTCTGGCGCTGCGTGATCGGCGGGCTGACACTGTTGCTGGTGTGCGCGCTGCTCGGGTACTTGCGCCTGGACCTGCTCAGCTGGGCCAAGGTCGGGCTGGCCATGCTCAGTGGCGTGGCGATTGTCGGTAATTGGTTGTTGCTGTTTGAGTCCTATTCCCACGCGTCAATTGCCATCAGTACGGCGGTGTACAACGTGCAGCCGTTCATGTTGGTGATGTTAGCGGCGGTGTTCCTGGGTGAAAAGATCACCGTGCAGAAGCTTGCGTGGCTGAGCGTGGCGTTTCTCGGGATGTTGGCGATTGTTACCGCCCATGGCGATCAACAGAGCAGCGGCGCAGATTACCTGGTGGGTATCGCGCTGGCGTTGGGCGCAGCGTTTTTGTATGCGATTGCGGCGTTGATCATCAAGCGTTTGAAAGAGGTACCGCCGCATTTGATGGCGTTGATCCAAGTCGCAACCGGGGCGGTGCTGCTGGCGCCTTTAGTGCCCTGGAACAGCCTGCCAACGGCGCCAGACGCCTGGGCCGCACTGGTAACGCTTGGCGTGGTGCACACCGGCTTGATGTATGTGTTGCTGTATGGCGCGATCCAGAAATTGCCGACGGCCATCACCGGAGCACTGTCGTTTATCTACCCGATTGCAGCGATCTTCGTCGATTGGATGGCTTTCGGGCATCGCCTGGGCTGGCTGCAATGGCTGGGGGGCGTGGCGATTCTGCTGGCGGCTGCCGGCCTGCAGCGCGGCTGGCGATGGCCTGTAGTGAGCGGGCTTGTCCCGCGCTGGGCTGCGAAGCGGCCCTAA